In the Mycolicibacterium thermoresistibile genome, one interval contains:
- a CDS encoding SDR family NAD(P)-dependent oxidoreductase, translating to MAFDFDRKDRTAFDLSGKVVVVVGAGQSPGPGMGNGRAISILAARHGAEIVAADVNVASARETVDLIRAEGGRAYAVPADVAKKEDCQRIFDTAMRTSGRVDGMVYSVATNPPFDSETNSMTVENFNYGINVNMLGCYYCNLFAAGCMEKNDGDTTGSIVNISSIASVKNELGLNIGIMPYALGKAGLNQITELTAVQFAEAGIRANTLMLGPIDSALANRETQSLFGVDADEAAARHSEVVKLRMGRATVWESAYAALYLLADESRFMTGQQIRLDGGATLVR from the coding sequence ATGGCTTTCGACTTCGACCGCAAGGACCGCACGGCCTTCGACCTGTCCGGCAAGGTCGTCGTGGTGGTGGGAGCCGGCCAGAGCCCCGGCCCCGGGATGGGCAACGGACGGGCGATCTCGATCCTGGCCGCCCGCCACGGCGCGGAGATCGTGGCGGCCGATGTCAATGTCGCATCCGCCCGGGAGACGGTTGATCTCATCCGTGCCGAGGGCGGCCGCGCCTACGCCGTTCCGGCCGATGTCGCGAAGAAGGAGGACTGCCAACGCATTTTCGACACGGCGATGCGGACCAGCGGCCGGGTGGACGGCATGGTGTACAGCGTCGCGACGAATCCACCGTTCGACTCGGAGACGAACTCGATGACCGTGGAGAACTTCAACTACGGCATCAACGTCAACATGCTGGGTTGCTACTACTGCAATCTGTTCGCCGCTGGGTGCATGGAGAAGAACGACGGCGACACCACCGGAAGCATCGTGAACATCTCCTCGATCGCCAGTGTCAAGAACGAGCTGGGCCTCAACATCGGCATCATGCCCTACGCGCTGGGCAAGGCCGGGCTCAATCAGATCACCGAGCTGACCGCGGTCCAGTTCGCCGAGGCCGGAATCCGCGCCAACACCCTGATGCTGGGGCCGATCGATTCGGCGCTGGCCAACCGGGAGACCCAGTCACTGTTCGGTGTGGATGCCGACGAGGCCGCCGCCCGGCACAGCGAGGTCGTCAAGCTCAGGATGGGGCGTGCCACTGTGTGGGAATCCGCCTATGCCGCACTGTATCTGCTCGCCGACGAGTCACGGTTCATGACCGGACAGCAGATCCGGTTGGACGGCGGCGCCACGCTGGTGCGCTGA
- a CDS encoding LppU/SCO3897 family protein — MLEQFVADGGDTLRIGSAIGAFLFPILGALLLVIGVRRRIAHNRWHQRDDERLLAASPNVPDLTPLPASRGAGLIVAGVVLLLLGALHLVGWIGDRLKSRGIEVGQCITADTDAEGRLSIDPVECDRRDATFLLVSQGDGSATCPENPFPRTRYIPLVNESRTLCFALNLQPGECYHVGRLVRPVLCTDPAANVLVAERIDGTTNGAVCGADAWRDLGDEVEAMVYRDPPRTYCLVTPR; from the coding sequence GTGCTCGAGCAGTTCGTCGCCGACGGTGGCGACACATTGCGGATCGGCTCCGCGATAGGCGCATTCCTGTTTCCGATCCTGGGTGCGCTGCTGTTGGTCATTGGCGTGCGTCGCCGCATCGCTCACAACCGTTGGCACCAGCGGGACGACGAGCGGTTGCTCGCGGCGAGTCCGAACGTCCCCGATCTGACACCGCTGCCGGCGAGCAGGGGGGCTGGGCTCATCGTGGCCGGCGTGGTGCTCTTGCTGCTGGGGGCACTGCACCTCGTCGGCTGGATCGGCGATCGGCTGAAGTCGCGCGGTATCGAGGTCGGCCAGTGCATCACTGCGGATACCGACGCCGAGGGCCGGCTTTCTATCGATCCGGTCGAGTGTGATCGGAGGGACGCGACTTTTCTACTGGTGTCCCAAGGTGATGGCTCCGCCACCTGTCCGGAGAACCCGTTTCCGAGAACTCGCTACATTCCGCTGGTGAATGAATCGCGCACCCTGTGCTTCGCCCTCAACCTGCAACCCGGTGAGTGTTACCACGTTGGCCGTCTGGTCAGGCCGGTGCTCTGCACCGATCCGGCCGCAAATGTTCTGGTGGCAGAGCGGATCGACGGCACCACCAATGGTGCGGTTTGCGGAGCCGATGCCTGGCGCGACCTCGGTGATGAGGTGGAAGCCATGGTCTATCGAGATCCGCCGCGAACCTATTGCCTGGTTACACCGCGCTGA